In Malania oleifera isolate guangnan ecotype guangnan chromosome 8, ASM2987363v1, whole genome shotgun sequence, a single window of DNA contains:
- the LOC131162307 gene encoding peroxisomal nicotinamide adenine dinucleotide carrier-like isoform X3 — MPLMELSFPRIPSLQQSCREGRACKQSELAADNIRGSSAALPTLEVDKVKGMSNAVANGLAGAGGGIIAQIATYPLQAVNTRQQTERIAKKDLANSSGSLPSPNRFAGGTLVQILQVIRSEGWGGLYSGLKPSLLGTAVSQGVYYYFYQVFKNTAEAIAAAQRDNGHGDGTVGMFSWLFVAAIAGSLNVLLTNPIWILVTRMQTHTQAERKIMEAKEAALREAFESGLIDSSSLQEKLTEIHTVKPSPYGMLHAANEVYNEAGINGFWKGIIPTLIMVCNPSIQFMIYESSLKHLRAKRATNKQGLKNVTALEVFLLGALAKLGATISTYPLLVVKVLWMQ, encoded by the exons ATGCCCCTCATGGAACTTTCATTCCCTCGCATTCCAAGCCTCCAGCAGAGTTGTCGCGAAGGACGAGCATGTAAGCAGAGTGAGCTCGCCGCAGATAACATTCGCGGGAGCAGTGCTGCATTGCCAACGCTGGAAGTGGATAAGGTGAAGGGCATGTCGAACGCCGTGGCGAATGGGCTGGCCGGAGCCGGCGGTGGTATCATCGCTCAGATTGCAACGTATCCCCTCCAAGCG GTGAATACGCGCCAACAAACCGAGAGAATCGCCAAGAAGGACCTCGCTAATTCGAGTGGGAGTTTGCCATCTCCCAATCGCTTTGCAGGTGGTACGCTTGTTCAAATTCTTCAG GTTATAAGAAGCGAAGGCTGGGGAGGACTCTACAGTGGCCTTAAGCCTTCACTCCTCGGGACTGCTGTTTCACAG GGTGTATATTACTATTTCTATCAGGTTTTCAAAAACACAGCTGAGGCTATTGCAGCTGCCCAAAGAGACAATGGACATGGAGATGGTACTGTTGGCATGTTTTCTTGGCTTTTTGTGGCAGCCATTGCTGG GTCTTTGAATGTGTTGCTGACGAACCCAATATGGATTCTTGTAACTCGTATGCAG ACACATACTCAAGCAGAAAGGAAAATTATGGAGGCGAAGGAGGCTGCATTGAGAGAAGCTTTTGAAAGCGGTTTGATAGATTCAAGTTCTTTGCAAGAGAAATTGACTGAAATTCACACTGTAAAACCTTCTCCATATGGAATGCTGCATGCG GCAAATGAGGTTTATAATGAAGCTGGAATTAATGGATTTTGGAAAGGCATCATTCCAACTCTTATCATG GTGTGCAATCCATCAATTCAATTTATGATTTATGAAAGCTCATTGAAGCATCTAAGGGCAAAACGTGCTACAAATAAGCAGGGGTTGAAAAATGTGACAGCACTGGAG GTTTTCTTATTAGGAGCCTTGGCAAAATTGGGAGCCACCATCTCAACCTACCCTTTGTTAGTTGTTAAG GTACTCTGGATGCAATAA
- the LOC131162307 gene encoding peroxisomal nicotinamide adenine dinucleotide carrier-like isoform X1, whose protein sequence is MPLMELSFPRIPSLQQSCREGRACKQSELAADNIRGSSAALPTLEVDKVKGMSNAVANGLAGAGGGIIAQIATYPLQAVNTRQQTERIAKKDLANSSGSLPSPNRFAGGTLVQILQVIRSEGWGGLYSGLKPSLLGTAVSQGVYYYFYQVFKNTAEAIAAAQRDNGHGDGTVGMFSWLFVAAIAGSLNVLLTNPIWILVTRMQTHTQAERKIMEAKEAALREAFESGLIDSSSLQEKLTEIHTVKPSPYGMLHAANEVYNEAGINGFWKGIIPTLIMVCNPSIQFMIYESSLKHLRAKRATNKQGLKNVTALEVFLLGALAKLGATISTYPLLVVKSRLQAKQEIGGSNSLRYSGTLDAIIKMIRHEGLPGFYRGMSTKIMQSVFAASVLFMVKEELVKAYMALAVKSRKVLLGVVK, encoded by the exons ATGCCCCTCATGGAACTTTCATTCCCTCGCATTCCAAGCCTCCAGCAGAGTTGTCGCGAAGGACGAGCATGTAAGCAGAGTGAGCTCGCCGCAGATAACATTCGCGGGAGCAGTGCTGCATTGCCAACGCTGGAAGTGGATAAGGTGAAGGGCATGTCGAACGCCGTGGCGAATGGGCTGGCCGGAGCCGGCGGTGGTATCATCGCTCAGATTGCAACGTATCCCCTCCAAGCG GTGAATACGCGCCAACAAACCGAGAGAATCGCCAAGAAGGACCTCGCTAATTCGAGTGGGAGTTTGCCATCTCCCAATCGCTTTGCAGGTGGTACGCTTGTTCAAATTCTTCAG GTTATAAGAAGCGAAGGCTGGGGAGGACTCTACAGTGGCCTTAAGCCTTCACTCCTCGGGACTGCTGTTTCACAG GGTGTATATTACTATTTCTATCAGGTTTTCAAAAACACAGCTGAGGCTATTGCAGCTGCCCAAAGAGACAATGGACATGGAGATGGTACTGTTGGCATGTTTTCTTGGCTTTTTGTGGCAGCCATTGCTGG GTCTTTGAATGTGTTGCTGACGAACCCAATATGGATTCTTGTAACTCGTATGCAG ACACATACTCAAGCAGAAAGGAAAATTATGGAGGCGAAGGAGGCTGCATTGAGAGAAGCTTTTGAAAGCGGTTTGATAGATTCAAGTTCTTTGCAAGAGAAATTGACTGAAATTCACACTGTAAAACCTTCTCCATATGGAATGCTGCATGCG GCAAATGAGGTTTATAATGAAGCTGGAATTAATGGATTTTGGAAAGGCATCATTCCAACTCTTATCATG GTGTGCAATCCATCAATTCAATTTATGATTTATGAAAGCTCATTGAAGCATCTAAGGGCAAAACGTGCTACAAATAAGCAGGGGTTGAAAAATGTGACAGCACTGGAG GTTTTCTTATTAGGAGCCTTGGCAAAATTGGGAGCCACCATCTCAACCTACCCTTTGTTAGTTGTTAAG TCAAGGCTTCAAGCAAAGCAGGAGATAGGTGGTAGCAACTCATTACGATACTCAG GTACTCTGGATGCAATAATCAAAATGATTCGTCATGAGGGATTGCCTGGCTTTTACAGAGGGATGAGCACAAAGATAATGCAGAGTGTTTTTGCAGCCTCTGTACTTTTCATGGTTAAGGAGGAACTCGTCAAGGCTTATATGGCGCTAGCAGTTAAATCACGGAAGGTTTTGCTGGGTGTAGTGAAATGA
- the LOC131162307 gene encoding peroxisomal nicotinamide adenine dinucleotide carrier-like isoform X2 yields MPLMELSFPRIPSLQQSCREGRACKQSELAADNIRGSSAALPTLEVDKVKGMSNAVANGLAGAGGGIIAQIATYPLQAVNTRQQTERIAKKDLANSSGSLPSPNRFAGGTLVQILQVIRSEGWGGLYSGLKPSLLGTAVSQGVYYYFYQVFKNTAEAIAAAQRDNGHGDGTVGMFSWLFVAAIAGSLNVLLTNPIWILVTRMQTHTQAERKIMEAKEAALREAFESGLIDSSSLQEKLTEIHTVKPSPYGMLHAVCNPSIQFMIYESSLKHLRAKRATNKQGLKNVTALEVFLLGALAKLGATISTYPLLVVKSRLQAKQEIGGSNSLRYSGTLDAIIKMIRHEGLPGFYRGMSTKIMQSVFAASVLFMVKEELVKAYMALAVKSRKVLLGVVK; encoded by the exons ATGCCCCTCATGGAACTTTCATTCCCTCGCATTCCAAGCCTCCAGCAGAGTTGTCGCGAAGGACGAGCATGTAAGCAGAGTGAGCTCGCCGCAGATAACATTCGCGGGAGCAGTGCTGCATTGCCAACGCTGGAAGTGGATAAGGTGAAGGGCATGTCGAACGCCGTGGCGAATGGGCTGGCCGGAGCCGGCGGTGGTATCATCGCTCAGATTGCAACGTATCCCCTCCAAGCG GTGAATACGCGCCAACAAACCGAGAGAATCGCCAAGAAGGACCTCGCTAATTCGAGTGGGAGTTTGCCATCTCCCAATCGCTTTGCAGGTGGTACGCTTGTTCAAATTCTTCAG GTTATAAGAAGCGAAGGCTGGGGAGGACTCTACAGTGGCCTTAAGCCTTCACTCCTCGGGACTGCTGTTTCACAG GGTGTATATTACTATTTCTATCAGGTTTTCAAAAACACAGCTGAGGCTATTGCAGCTGCCCAAAGAGACAATGGACATGGAGATGGTACTGTTGGCATGTTTTCTTGGCTTTTTGTGGCAGCCATTGCTGG GTCTTTGAATGTGTTGCTGACGAACCCAATATGGATTCTTGTAACTCGTATGCAG ACACATACTCAAGCAGAAAGGAAAATTATGGAGGCGAAGGAGGCTGCATTGAGAGAAGCTTTTGAAAGCGGTTTGATAGATTCAAGTTCTTTGCAAGAGAAATTGACTGAAATTCACACTGTAAAACCTTCTCCATATGGAATGCTGCATGCG GTGTGCAATCCATCAATTCAATTTATGATTTATGAAAGCTCATTGAAGCATCTAAGGGCAAAACGTGCTACAAATAAGCAGGGGTTGAAAAATGTGACAGCACTGGAG GTTTTCTTATTAGGAGCCTTGGCAAAATTGGGAGCCACCATCTCAACCTACCCTTTGTTAGTTGTTAAG TCAAGGCTTCAAGCAAAGCAGGAGATAGGTGGTAGCAACTCATTACGATACTCAG GTACTCTGGATGCAATAATCAAAATGATTCGTCATGAGGGATTGCCTGGCTTTTACAGAGGGATGAGCACAAAGATAATGCAGAGTGTTTTTGCAGCCTCTGTACTTTTCATGGTTAAGGAGGAACTCGTCAAGGCTTATATGGCGCTAGCAGTTAAATCACGGAAGGTTTTGCTGGGTGTAGTGAAATGA